Part of the Tepiditoga spiralis genome, TATAATTATATTTTTATTAACTTTATCTAGAGTTAAACACAAAAAAACACCGTTTAACTCTCTGATTAAATTTTCTATATTTTCTATATTTTTAACTAAAAAATTAGCAGCTTCATTTTTTATATAAAAGTCATCATTATAAAAAAAGTATCCTTCAAAGTAGATAAAATATTTATCTGTTTCTATTAATTTATTTTTATCTATAATATCAAAATTATTTTTTTCTAATTTTATAAGCATTATATTACTCCTTTATATTATCAATATAAGCTTTAGCCATTAATTCCTGAGTATAATTATTAATTGTATCATATGAATTTAATAAAATTTTATTTATTTCATTAAAACCACTTTCAAATAAACTGTTTAAAACATTAATCATTTCTTGTGTATTTCTAGGTTTTACTAAAAAACCATTATAATTATTTTTAATAATACCATCAATACCCCAACCTTTAGCTCCAATGATAATATTAGCTTTAGCCATAGCTTCTAAAAAAGCAAGCCCAAAAGTTTCTGGAGCAGATGCCATTATAAACACATCTGATTTTTTCATATATTCAAGACCTACAAATCTATCCTTCATACCTAAAAATTTAACTTTATCTTTTAAATTTAATTCATCAACTAAATTTTCAAGATATTCCCTTTCTTCACCATCCCCAATTATAGTATAATTCCAATTTTTATATTTTAAATTAGCTAAAGCCTTTAAATTAATATCTATATTTTTTAATTTTTGTAATAAAGATACAGTTATAAAATTTATTTTATCTTTATTTTTCCAAAAATCTATTTTATTATAAAAAAAATCTTTCGATTCAATTTCATTTTTATCTATACCAGAATTTGCTATAAAAGTTTTATTTTTAAATTGAGGGTATTTTTCTATAAGTCTATTCTGTATAGATTTAGATCGGCAAGCTATTTTTTTTGCTTTAGTGAATATTTCGATATATTTTTTATTGTATTCTTTTAAGTCACTATTATGAATTCCTACTATAAAATCAGCATTAAATCTATCAGCTATCTTATAACCCCAAGAAAATGCAGGAGATAAATGACATATGACTTTATCAGGATTAAATTTAATATTCTCTAATTTTTTTATAATATTTTTAGTGAAAAATATTCCTAATTTAGGTATTCTATATACAGGAACATTATAAATAGTTATGTTATCTATAATAACTTTTTTTTCATAATGTACTTTTTTTCTTGCTGGAATAAAATAAGGCCTAAAAACAATTACTTCATTATTTTTATTCCATTCTGTAATAAAGTTATGTAAAGCATAACTTATTTCTTTAATAGAATGATTTTTGTATGCCGGGTACAAACTTGTTATCATAAGTATTTTCATATCAAGACCTACCTAATATGTATTTTATTAATGATTTTAAATAATAATTAAAATCAGCAGTATAAATACTAAAATATTGCTTTTGAATAGTACCAAACTTTCTAAAATTAGATTCAATACTTTCAATCATAGATCCTTCAAAATCAAAGTATCTTACTTTACTGCTGTAATATTTAATAGCTTCCCATTGAAGTAAATTTTGAGAACTATACTTTCTAAATTTAGGATCAGAACCACTCATTAAATAATATACAGCTTTATTATCTTGAATATAAAAGTTCATGGCATGAATGTTTCCTTTTTCATCAATAGTTTTAAAAATTTTAATATTATTTTTTAAATTAGTATAAATTTTTTCTACATATTCAAAAGAATAAGGAATATTCATACTTTGCCTACTAAAAGTCATTTTATTAAATTTATAAAATTCTTTAATATCAAAAGATTCAACTACTTTAATATTATTTTTTTTAGCTTTTTTTATAGTATTTCTAGTATTTTGATCTAATTCTTTCCAAATATTGTCAATTCCTTTTTCAAAATCAATTACATAAGTATATCTAGTAGTTTGTTTAAATCCTTGCCAATAAAATGGCAACCAATTATCAAAATGCCAATCAAAATTCATATAGAAAGATTTATATTTTCCTTTTATCTCATTTAAAAATTCATATATTATCTTTTTTTCCTTTTCTAATCTTTTATTATATTTCATATTTTCAAAATTATCAAATAAAACGCCTAATTTTTGAGTTAATTTAGGCATTTTAATATTTTTGCTATTAATAAAAGGTAAGGGGAGTCCAGCTATTACATTTCTATTTTCTTCATATGTAAGTATTTTAAAATCATTATTAGTTACCGTTTTTATCCATTCATAAGAGCAAAATATACTTCCTTGATTGGAATTTTGAACAAAATTATTCCATTTGTTTTTTTCAGATTCTTTTAATAACCTTACCATCATTAATTGTTTTCTCCTTTTACCAAATTATCTGCAGAAATACATTTTAATTCTTTTTTTATAGAATATTTTATGGTTTCTTCATATACCCATTCCCAATCTTTCCAGGTTATATTGTAAAATGATGTGTTATGCCATAAAAATGTAAATACTCCATTATATTTTTTTATTTTGTTTATAATTTCTTTTATTTTCTCAAAGCCTTCTTTAGATGTTAAATTCATGTATTTTTGGCTTTGTAAAGTTCCTTCCATTATTATCAAAGGTATTTCAATTATATTATATTCTTTTCCTTTATCAAAATTAAATGGTTTAAAGGGTTTACATGTTCCAAATCGAAATCCTACCCTATCTGCATAACCACCTGTACTATCTAATTTTATTCCTGCTTTTTCATATATATCAAAACTTTTTTTTATATCAAACATTAAATAATGAGATCGACCTTTATCAATTTTTGAATTAAAAATATTTTTCAATTTTTCTATATCTTTTTCCATTCTATTTTTATTTAAATATTCAGCATCATAATGTATACCTACATTTCCGTTTATTTTATTTATTTCTTTTTCTAATTTTTTTAAATATTTTTTCTTTTTTGTTGGATCATAACCACCACCAAATTTTTTTCCTTGAATATCTGGTATAAAGAAAAATGTTCCTGTTGTACCATATTTTTTATGAATAGATATTAAGTTTTCTACTGAACAAGGGTCACTATTTATAATTTTTTTTATTAATTTATCAAAAAATAACTTTATATCTTTTCTTTTTAATATATCCCCTCCCAAATTTTTAATAAAATTAAATCCTTTAAGTAATCCTAAAAAATCTATATCATGAGTAATAAAAATTTTTGTATTATTTTGTTTATAATTTAAATTCAATTCTTTTCTAATTTTTTCTACTATAATTTCCACAACTGGTTCTTCTAAAATTTCTTTTTTAAATTGAAAACTTTCAATTGCAGGAAATCTTCCAATTTTATCCTTTAATTCTGAATGTGTGTATTCCCAATATCCTGATAAAAAGAAAAATATCGTACTTATATAATCATTTTTAAAAGAAAAATTATTAAAATCATTTAATAATTCTTCATCATTTTTATTCCAAAATTCATAAATATTAAATTTCAATTCATTATTTAAAATATATGAATTTTTCAAGATACTAATATTTATATTTTCAACAAAAATTTCATTTAAATAATTTTCTATATATGATTTTATATCAACTTTATTCAAATAAATCACCTTTTATAATATTTATTATTGGTTTCATTTTTACATTCCAAGATAAATTATTTTTTGCATATTCTCTCATTTCTTCGGGATAGTTTTTATTTTTTATAGATTCATAAAAGTTTAAAATATCTTTTATATTGACAGGTTTTTCAGTTTTTGAAATTTTATAAGTATATTTGAAATTTTTTGAAAAATCATCATCATCTGAAGCTATAATAAAAGGTATTCCACGAGCACAATATTCTCTATTTTTTAAAGCACTATCTTTTTTTAATCCCTTTCTATGATTTGCTAAACTTCCTATTCCTATATCTGCTTTTTCAAATATTTCATCTAATTCTTTTCCAATTTTTATTTCATGAAATTTTATATATTTTTTTAAAGCTAACTTTTCAACCAAATTCTTTAAGTTTAAAAATTCATTTCCCATACCAACTATGTGGAAGTAAACTTCTTTTTGTGGTTTTGTTTTGTAGTATTCGTATAATCCTGTTATTATTCTATCATATCCATGCCATTTGGAGATATTTGCAACACCTATTAAATTTATTTTATTTATATTTTTTGTTTTTTGATGCAAAGGTAGCTTTTCTATATCTATTCCATTGTTTATATTTATACATGGAATACCCTTTATTTTTTTATGATTAGAAAAAGTCACTATATAATCAACATATTTTTTTAAATTAAAGTTATTCAATGATTCTATTGATTTAATTACAAATGCTTTTAATGATTTATCTTCATTTTTAAATGGATATGTTGGCAGTTCTAAAAAAACTTTCCTATTTTCTTTTTTTTGTTTTTTTAAAAAACTTATAAAATTAGGATCAGTAGATGGATATCTTATATATAAAATATCAATATTATGGTTCATTGTGTAATTATTTAATATTTTATACATTTTCATTCTTTTTTCCACATTGTTTTTAAATGTAGAAAGCACTGTTTTTTTCTCTTCATTTAAAAGCATCATTTTAAAATCTTCAAAATAAACTAAAGATGTTTTTATTTTATTTTTTTTAAAAACTTTAATTTGTGATTGTATTTTATTTTTTACGCCTTTAAACTCATTGTTATTTAAATTATAATGTGTAAAATAAAGTAAATTCATAATACCTCCAACCAATACTCTATACTGATATTACCATCAAAATCATTTCAAATAAAAATATAAAGAAATATGAATATTTATACTTTAATATAAAGTCAAATGAAAGAGTATTTTCTTTTATTATAAATATGGTTAAAAATAAGAGTATTATAGCTCTTTGTCTTATATCCGCACTTCCATAAATCAATAAATAAACTAAAAATGTTCCTAAACTCATTCCTAAACTGTACAATGATTCTGATTTCAAAGCACTTATGTTTAAATATTCTTTTATATTTATAAAAAACATTATTATTAAATATGGTAGTATGAGATAGTAAATTAAATGTAGTACAAAAAATATTATGTTGTGTTCTTTTAAAAATGGTTGTACAAAAAAATTTTGTGAGTATAAATATCTAAGTGGTGTTGGTCCAAAAATTATTTTTATTGGTGATAAAATACTAAATCCAGTTGTTCCTGTGGAAGATGTAGCATTCCATGTAGATAAAACAGCCATTATATACTTAAAGTTTAAAAGAAAAATTAATCCAGCAAGACTCAACATCAAACCTATAATAATAAAATTCTTTTTTTTGCTGTTTTGTTTCAAATGAACAAATGGGATAATCGATAAAAATATAAAGAATTTATAAAATGGTCTTATATCTTTCATAATTAAAATACTAAAAGCTATTATTATTGCTTGCATTATTTTATTTTTTATATTTTGAATTAAAAATATAGTTAATAGAATTACTATTATTAAGTAGTTGTCTTTTAAAAAGTTTATATTTGTAAAAAATAGTGTGTGATTAAAGTAAATTGTAAAAAAGAAGATATTATTTAAGTCTTTAAATATCAAAATAAGCAACAAAAAAATAATGTTGCTTTGAGTAATTAAGGCTAAAACAGCATCTTTAAATGGATATATTAAATATCTTAAGAACATTGGATATTGATAAAAAGTTTTATTTGTCATATCTTCAAAAGGAAGATTAAACGTACTAAAGTATAATTTAGTATCAGAAGTTTTAAAGGCTATTTGAAAAAGTGCTTCATACGAATTTATATTCATTAAGTAAATCATTATTACTATTAGTAAATTAAAAAGTATAAAATGGTTTAATTTATTGTATTTGATAGATACAATAAAAGAAAGAGTTATTAATAAAATACCAAACATTTTTTTAGCTCCACTTTTTTAATGTAGTAAAACAAATATAATGTTAATTTAAAACTTTTTCAAGTTGTATTCTCTTCTAAATATTCAATAGTTCTTTCATTTTTCTTATTCCATAATCAAAGTTATATTTTGTTTTGTATTCAAAGTAGTTAATTTTATTTTTATATAGTTCTTTTATTTTTTGGTTCATTTCTTCTTTATTTTTACAGAGCTGAATTTTATTTAATAAATATTTGTTAACTTCTATATTATAGGCTAAACAAGCTTTATTATAGTTTATAGCTTCTATTAAAGCCATTGGCATCATTTCTTTTCCTGATGTAAAGAGGTATAAATCACTTGCTATTAAATATTTTTCAACATCTTCAACTCTTCCGAGCCAAATAATATTATTTGTTTTGTTTTTTAATATAGATCTTTCTTCACCATCACCTAAAATTAAAAATTTTATCTTGGGATTTTTTTCTGCAAAATACAGTATGTGAGACAAATTTTTTCCTTTTTTGAATGTTCCAGAAAACATGGCTATATAATCATCATCTTTTAAGTTCAATTCTTTTCTAATTTTATTTTTTATTTTTTCATATTCTTCTTTTTTATATCTGTTTATATTGAAATTTTGAAAAAAAATCACTGGTATTTTTATGTATTTATTTATTAAATTTTCTGTAATTGGAGTTATTTGTATAAATCCATTGCAAATATAGTTTATTATTTTTGACAGTCTTTTAAATTTTTTTTCATCATATTCTAAATGTTGTAAGTAATATATTTTTGGTTTATTTATTTTAAAAAAGTATTTTATAAATATTTTAATTAGGTTTCTATTTGTGTGTATAATTAAAACATCATTTTTATTTATTTTATTCAGTTTAGTTTTATAATTTATTTTATAATTTTTTAGTTTATTTATAAAGTTATTATCTTGATTTTTTGCAATTAAATAATTTTCTATGTTGAGTTTATTTAAAATTCTTGCATAGTTGAAGGCAACATTTTCTCCGCCACCAAATCTAAACTTATCCAGTAGTTGATAAACTTTACTCATTTAAAGCTCCTTCAATATTTCTAAAATTGTACGATTAAAAACATCTAAAGAAAATTCTTGGCGTACTTTTTGATATCCATTTATTCCATATTCATTTTTATTTTTTATACAAATTTTAACAGCTTCAGCAATAGCTTTTGATGATTTTGGTTCAATAACTTTTCCGTTAAATCCATCAACGTTATAAAATGAAGTTCCTGTACCGAGTTCTGTTGTTATTATTGGCAATTTGTTTGCCATAGCTTCAAGCGAAACTATTCCATATGCTTCTGATTTTAGTATTGATGGAAGAACAAAAACATCAGATGAATTGTATACACTTTTTAATTCTCCATTAGAAAGATTTTCCAGCATTAGAACTCTTTCCTTTAAATCATTTTCTTTTATTTGTTCTTTTATTTTATTTTTTAATTTTCCACTTCCAACAATTATTAATCCATAGCTTTTATCTAAATACTTTAAAGAGTCTATTAAATAATTAATTCCTTTGTATTTGACAAATCTTCCAACAAATAAAATTTTATTTTTAAAGTTAAAATTTTTAAAGTCATAAAGTTTATCTGTTTCAAATTCACCATGATTAACACAAAGTGGGAGTATTTTAGTTTTATCTTCATATTTTTTTAAATTTTTAGATGATTTTACATAATTTGGCGATGTTCCTATTATTACATCAGCTTTATTTAATACTTTATCAGTCATTTTGTTATAAATTTTTGTTATTAACCCATTGTACCCAATTAAATCACTATGATAAAATATTATAATTTTTGCATTCCCTTTATATTTTAAAAGAGCATATTCTGCTATTGGATTTGGATAATGAAAAATTAAAACATCTGAATCTTTACACAAATTATTAAATATTTTTAAAAACTTTATAGAAATTGGAGCAGGTCCAATCTTTAATTCCTTAAATCTAATAATATCAACATTATTTATAATACCAGATTTATGTTTTTTTCCATCAAAAGATATAACCTTTGATACATAGCCATCTTTTGCAAGTACTTCAGCTATATCTTTGGTTACTTTTTCTATTCCACCTTTTGTTGGATAATAATATTTTCCTATGGAGGTTATTACTTTTTTAGTATTTTCCATTCTTTTTATCCTTCCAAAACACAATTAAATGTTTTTTGTTTACTTGATTTTCAAAAAAATCTTTATTCATTTCATTTGCAATTACTAATATTTTATCAAATTCATCTTTTAATAAATTATAGTCATTATTAAAATTATCAAAAATAATGAAAACTTTATTTTTTTTGCTAATAAATTCTCTATATTTTTCTAATTTTATTGCATAAGAATCTTCTTTTTGTATTGTAAATAAGTTAAATTTATTTTTTATCATTTCTTCTTTAAACATATTTTTTAACTCTGAATTTTTTATAACACATCCAATAGAAATATAATCCTTTGAAATAATTTCACTCACAAGTTTATCTACACTGTTGTTTAAAATTATATAATCTTCGTTATACAATTCTTCTAAAGTTGATGTATATTTTATTTTTTTAGAAAATGAGTCTTTCAAATATATTATTAAGTATGCAAAAAACACAGAAATAAAGATACTCAAAATTAAAGTTCTTTTTTTACTTGGATATACTGAATAAGGAGGTATGAATGCTTCATTGACAATTACAAATTTACTTTCTTTTATATTTTTATTTAATTTATATTTTTCAATAGTTTCCAAGTATGCATTGTATTTGTATTGTAAAAAATTTTTTTGTTTTAATAATTCAAAATACTCAATGTACAAAGGCGTTCTTTTTTGTATTTTTTCATTTATTACTTTCAATAAGTTTTGATTTACTTCTTTTAAAATATCTACATTTTCTAAGAAAGTGAGGTCTTCTACATATTGATTATATTTATTTTTATCTATTACTGCCAACAAATTGATTTTATTTTTTGTTATTGTACTTATTTTGTTTTTTAAATTATTTTCATATACATTTATTGATGTTTCCAATTCATTTATTTTAGGAGAGTTTGGACTATTTATTTTCAATATTTCTAATTCTAATTTTTGTTTAGTTATAGTTGATTTTAAATCTTTTATTCCACTAAAATTAGAGTTATAAAGCATTACATTTTGTAATTCTGGATTCATATTTTTGATGTTTTTTTCAATATTATTTTTTTCTAATTGTTTTTCGATTTTTGTTTTTTCAATTTCAAAGAGTTTTGAATAAACTTCAAAGTATTGTTTAGTGAGGTTATCTTTTTCAAATGTATCTAAAATCTTATTATCTACTTGAAATTTTATAATCTTTTGATTTATGCTTTCAAAATCAATAGATATTTTATTAAATTCTTCTTCCATTTTTTTTATTTTATTTTCCATTTTTTTATCTTCTAAAATAATAGAATATTCATTGTAGTATTTGTACAAATCCTTTACTATTTTATAAGCATAAACATCATTAAAAAATCTGACTTTTATTTCAAAATAATTGACTGTATTTGGGATTTTAGCTGCTTCTATTATTCCTCTTATATATTCTATTGTGTTTCTTTCTTTATATTCAACTCCCTTTAATTTTTCTATGAAAGTCCTATTGTCGTTTAAATACTTTATTAGTTTTAAGTCTTCTATAGTTTTTTTTATTACATAGTCAGATTTTATTATATTAGCTTCATCATCTATTGCAGAATTTCCTTCACCAAGCCCCAGTAAAGATAATGATGAATTATTACTTAAATCAACTTCATTATTTTTTAAAACCATAGTTTGTGAAGCTTCCCAAAATTTTCTTGTGTTTTTATAGTATAAAAACATAAAAGCATAAAAACTTAAAAATAATATTAGAAATAACTTATAATTTCTTTTGAAAATATTAAAGTATTTATTAAAAAATTTTTTTAATGAATTATCTTCCATGTTTTCCTCCATCATCTTGCACCTTTCATACCAATCATTGTTTCAAATGTTTTCAACATTATTTGAAGGTCCAACATTAAATTTCTATTTTTAATATAATATAAATCATACTCTGTTTTTTTTATATAATCTTTAATTGTTGATGTATGTTTATAGTTTATTTGTGCCCATCCTGTTATTCCAGGTTTTAACTTTAAACGTTTTGAATAAAATGGAATCTTACCATTCATTTTCAAATGAAATTCTTCCATTTCAGGCCTTGAACCAACTATAGACATATCACCTTTTAAAACATTTATAAACTGTAAAGATTCATCTAATCTTGTAAATCTTATAAACTTTCCTATCTTCAAAACTCTCTTTTCAATTTCACCATTTGGATTATTTTTATCTATTTTTGCCTCTTTTAATGACCTAAACTTTATCATTTTAAAGGATTTTTCATCTTTTCCTATACGTTTTTGTTCAAAAATAATTGGTAAACCATCTTCAATTAATATAAAAAAAGATATTATTAACATAAACGGCGAAAAAAGTATCATTAATACAACACTTATTATTATATCTATAATTCTTTTAGAAGGAGATTCAAGAGGATTATTGAGTGTAACTTCATAATATTCTGAAAATTTACTTAAAACTTCAATTGGTATTCTTTTTAAATAATATTCACAAAGATTTGGAAGGTATTCAACGTTTTCTCCATTTCTTTTTATTTTAGGGTCAACTATTAGAAGATTATCATAATCTTCAGTATCAACAAATTTTATTTTATTCATTGTTTTTTTTTCTATTTCACTTAAAATATTTTCAATTCCTTTTGAATCTCCAAGAATTAAAAATTTTTTTATATTTGCATGTTTAGTATAAATTTTATACTCTATTAAGTGTAAAAGAGATAAAGCAAATGTATTAAAAATAAATAAATATATAAGCATGTATCTGTTTATAAAGTTTTCTAATGCAAAATAAAATATCAGTGTACCAACATATCCTATTATGGTTCCAATGGCATTTCTAATTAAATTAGAGTTGTAATTGATCATATTTTCATTGTCATAAACTCTAAATGCATAAAATCCTAAAAATACAATAAACGCAACGAAAAATGCCACTGTAAATGGCACTTTTAATAAGATTAAAAAAATAGTTATAATCAAAATATCTATTATTTTTATATACTTTCTCATGATTTTCTCCTTTTTAAAA contains:
- a CDS encoding glycosyltransferase; the protein is MKILMITSLYPAYKNHSIKEISYALHNFITEWNKNNEVIVFRPYFIPARKKVHYEKKVIIDNITIYNVPVYRIPKLGIFFTKNIIKKLENIKFNPDKVICHLSPAFSWGYKIADRFNADFIVGIHNSDLKEYNKKYIEIFTKAKKIACRSKSIQNRLIEKYPQFKNKTFIANSGIDKNEIESKDFFYNKIDFWKNKDKINFITVSLLQKLKNIDINLKALANLKYKNWNYTIIGDGEEREYLENLVDELNLKDKVKFLGMKDRFVGLEYMKKSDVFIMASAPETFGLAFLEAMAKANIIIGAKGWGIDGIIKNNYNGFLVKPRNTQEMINVLNSLFESGFNEINKILLNSYDTINNYTQELMAKAYIDNIKE
- a CDS encoding GNAT family N-acetyltransferase; this translates as MMVRLLKESEKNKWNNFVQNSNQGSIFCSYEWIKTVTNNDFKILTYEENRNVIAGLPLPFINSKNIKMPKLTQKLGVLFDNFENMKYNKRLEKEKKIIYEFLNEIKGKYKSFYMNFDWHFDNWLPFYWQGFKQTTRYTYVIDFEKGIDNIWKELDQNTRNTIKKAKKNNIKVVESFDIKEFYKFNKMTFSRQSMNIPYSFEYVEKIYTNLKNNIKIFKTIDEKGNIHAMNFYIQDNKAVYYLMSGSDPKFRKYSSQNLLQWEAIKYYSSKVRYFDFEGSMIESIESNFRKFGTIQKQYFSIYTADFNYYLKSLIKYILGRS
- a CDS encoding DUF7033 domain-containing protein, whose amino-acid sequence is MNKVDIKSYIENYLNEIFVENINISILKNSYILNNELKFNIYEFWNKNDEELLNDFNNFSFKNDYISTIFFFLSGYWEYTHSELKDKIGRFPAIESFQFKKEILEEPVVEIIVEKIRKELNLNYKQNNTKIFITHDIDFLGLLKGFNFIKNLGGDILKRKDIKLFFDKLIKKIINSDPCSVENLISIHKKYGTTGTFFFIPDIQGKKFGGGYDPTKKKKYLKKLEKEINKINGNVGIHYDAEYLNKNRMEKDIEKLKNIFNSKIDKGRSHYLMFDIKKSFDIYEKAGIKLDSTGGYADRVGFRFGTCKPFKPFNFDKGKEYNIIEIPLIIMEGTLQSQKYMNLTSKEGFEKIKEIINKIKKYNGVFTFLWHNTSFYNITWKDWEWVYEETIKYSIKKELKCISADNLVKGENN
- a CDS encoding glycosyltransferase family 1 protein produces the protein MNLLYFTHYNLNNNEFKGVKNKIQSQIKVFKKNKIKTSLVYFEDFKMMLLNEEKKTVLSTFKNNVEKRMKMYKILNNYTMNHNIDILYIRYPSTDPNFISFLKKQKKENRKVFLELPTYPFKNEDKSLKAFVIKSIESLNNFNLKKYVDYIVTFSNHKKIKGIPCININNGIDIEKLPLHQKTKNINKINLIGVANISKWHGYDRIITGLYEYYKTKPQKEVYFHIVGMGNEFLNLKNLVEKLALKKYIKFHEIKIGKELDEIFEKADIGIGSLANHRKGLKKDSALKNREYCARGIPFIIASDDDDFSKNFKYTYKISKTEKPVNIKDILNFYESIKNKNYPEEMREYAKNNLSWNVKMKPIINIIKGDLFE
- a CDS encoding glycosyltransferase; the protein is MSKVYQLLDKFRFGGGENVAFNYARILNKLNIENYLIAKNQDNNFINKLKNYKINYKTKLNKINKNDVLIIHTNRNLIKIFIKYFFKINKPKIYYLQHLEYDEKKFKRLSKIINYICNGFIQITPITENLINKYIKIPVIFFQNFNINRYKKEEYEKIKNKIRKELNLKDDDYIAMFSGTFKKGKNLSHILYFAEKNPKIKFLILGDGEERSILKNKTNNIIWLGRVEDVEKYLIASDLYLFTSGKEMMPMALIEAINYNKACLAYNIEVNKYLLNKIQLCKNKEEMNQKIKELYKNKINYFEYKTKYNFDYGIRKMKELLNI
- a CDS encoding glycosyltransferase, whose translation is MENTKKVITSIGKYYYPTKGGIEKVTKDIAEVLAKDGYVSKVISFDGKKHKSGIINNVDIIRFKELKIGPAPISIKFLKIFNNLCKDSDVLIFHYPNPIAEYALLKYKGNAKIIIFYHSDLIGYNGLITKIYNKMTDKVLNKADVIIGTSPNYVKSSKNLKKYEDKTKILPLCVNHGEFETDKLYDFKNFNFKNKILFVGRFVKYKGINYLIDSLKYLDKSYGLIIVGSGKLKNKIKEQIKENDLKERVLMLENLSNGELKSVYNSSDVFVLPSILKSEAYGIVSLEAMANKLPIITTELGTGTSFYNVDGFNGKVIEPKSSKAIAEAVKICIKNKNEYGINGYQKVRQEFSLDVFNRTILEILKEL
- a CDS encoding GumC family protein, which encodes MEDNSLKKFFNKYFNIFKRNYKLFLILFLSFYAFMFLYYKNTRKFWEASQTMVLKNNEVDLSNNSSLSLLGLGEGNSAIDDEANIIKSDYVIKKTIEDLKLIKYLNDNRTFIEKLKGVEYKERNTIEYIRGIIEAAKIPNTVNYFEIKVRFFNDVYAYKIVKDLYKYYNEYSIILEDKKMENKIKKMEEEFNKISIDFESINQKIIKFQVDNKILDTFEKDNLTKQYFEVYSKLFEIEKTKIEKQLEKNNIEKNIKNMNPELQNVMLYNSNFSGIKDLKSTITKQKLELEILKINSPNSPKINELETSINVYENNLKNKISTITKNKINLLAVIDKNKYNQYVEDLTFLENVDILKEVNQNLLKVINEKIQKRTPLYIEYFELLKQKNFLQYKYNAYLETIEKYKLNKNIKESKFVIVNEAFIPPYSVYPSKKRTLILSIFISVFFAYLIIYLKDSFSKKIKYTSTLEELYNEDYIILNNSVDKLVSEIISKDYISIGCVIKNSELKNMFKEEMIKNKFNLFTIQKEDSYAIKLEKYREFISKKNKVFIIFDNFNNDYNLLKDEFDKILVIANEMNKDFFENQVNKKHLIVFWKDKKNGKY
- a CDS encoding sugar transferase; the encoded protein is MRKYIKIIDILIITIFLILLKVPFTVAFFVAFIVFLGFYAFRVYDNENMINYNSNLIRNAIGTIIGYVGTLIFYFALENFINRYMLIYLFIFNTFALSLLHLIEYKIYTKHANIKKFLILGDSKGIENILSEIEKKTMNKIKFVDTEDYDNLLIVDPKIKRNGENVEYLPNLCEYYLKRIPIEVLSKFSEYYEVTLNNPLESPSKRIIDIIISVVLMILFSPFMLIISFFILIEDGLPIIFEQKRIGKDEKSFKMIKFRSLKEAKIDKNNPNGEIEKRVLKIGKFIRFTRLDESLQFINVLKGDMSIVGSRPEMEEFHLKMNGKIPFYSKRLKLKPGITGWAQINYKHTSTIKDYIKKTEYDLYYIKNRNLMLDLQIMLKTFETMIGMKGAR